The genomic interval ACACCTTCACGGCGAGGTCGCCGCCCGGGGCGAGCAGTTCCAGCGCCGTCTCGTAGGCCATCCGCGCGAGGTGGACGGAGCGCGCGTGGTCCAGCCCGTACTCGCCGGTCATGTTCGGAGCCATGTCCGAGATCACGACGTCGGCCTCGCCGACCCGCTCGACGAGGTCCGCGCGGACCTCCTCGTCGGTCATGTCGCCGCGTATCGTCTCCGCACCCTCCACGTCCTTGACGCGCTGGAGGTCCACGCCGAGGACGGTCCCCTCGTCGCCGACGCGCTCGACGGCGACCTGCAGCCAGCCGCCCGGCGCGGCCCCGAGGTCCACCACCGTGTTCCCCTGCCCGAACAGGCCGGCCTCGCGGTCCAGCTGTTTCAGCTTGTAGGCCGAGCGCGAGCGGTAGCCCTCCTGCTTCGCGCGGTTGTAGTACTCGTCCTTCCCCGTCACGGGCCGGTCACCCCGTCGGTCGCCGTCGCGGCGTCCCCGGCGGACGTCGTCCTCGTCATGCCCGTTTGGAGGGGGGCGAACCGGAAAGACGTGCCGAATCCGTCCCCGACCCGCGGCAGGCTTTTGCCCCCGCCCGGTGAGCGACGGGTATGCCGGTCAGCTACGAGCCGCACTACTTCGAGGAGCTTTCCGTGGGACAGACGTTCGAGAGCGCCGGGCGAACCGTCACCGACGGCGCGCTGGAGATGTACTCCGCCGTCTCGGGCGACTGGGAGGAGATACACACGAACGACGAGTACGCCGAGGCGGGCCGCTACGGCGCGCGTATCGGCCACGGGCCGTTCACCTTCGTCATCACGACGGGGCTGGTCCACCGCTGTGGCTTCGTCGAGCGCCGCGTCATCGCCTTCCTCGGGATGAACTACATGGACCTGAAGAACCCCGTGTACGTCGGGGACACCGTCACCGCGGAGTTCGAGGTGACGGAGAAGCGCGAACTCGAATCGCGCGACGACGCCGGTATCGTCGTCATCGACGCGCTCGCCACGAACCAAGACGGCGACAGCGTCTTCGAGGGCGACATGAAGTTCATGTTCAAGCGCGAGGGGTACGACGACTAGCGAGTCGGGACCGCCGCGGACCGCGGGGCCGCCCCCCGCCGTTCACACCCCGAACTGCTCGCCGATGAGCCGCGCAAGAAGCACCGCGAAGCCGGTGCCCTCCGTCCAGAACGCGGACTCGGCGTCCGTCGCGGCCACGTCCGCGCGCGGCAGCACGCTGAACAGGACGGTGTCGTCGTCCGCGACGAGGACGCGTCCGATGCTCAGCTCCGGGGCCGCGTCGTCGGGCACCCGTTTCACCGACAGCCCGGCCGCCCGCCCGGCCTCGCGGACGGCCGGGTCGGCGCTGACCAGGGTGACGGTGACGCCCCGCTCGTCGGCCGCGGCGAGGGCGTCCGCCACGGCGCCGTCGAACAGCGACGGGTCCCCGGTGGCGAACAGCACGCGCCCGTCGGCGCCGTCGACGAGCGAGGAGACGCGCGCCGCGACGTTCGCGCGCCCCTCCGTCGTCCAGATTGCGTCGTGACCCTCCTCGTCGTCGGCGCGCTGGCCGCGGACGGATTCGAGGTACTCGAACGCCTCGTCGCCCGTCGCGCGCAGCCGCTCGTACAGCAGGTCGCGCGCCTCCCGGACGGGCACCGGGCGGTAGCGGCGCGGCGAGCCGTCGCGCACGTCCACCAGCCCGAGCGACTCCAGTTCGTCCGTCGCGCCGTACACCTGCGAGCGGGGGACGTCCGCGACGCCGGCCACGTCGCTGGCGCTCGCGACCCCCAGCTTCTGGAGGCCGACGAACGTGCGCGCGGCGTACGTCGAGAGGCCGAGCGCGGAGAGCGCCTCGACGGCGTCGGCGTCGTTCACGACCTCAGTCGTCGCCCGCGGCGTCCAGCGCCGCCGGCGCGTCGCCGCGCACCCACGCCCGGTGGACCCGCTCCAGCTGGGCGTCGGTGAGCTGGCCCTGCTCGAAGCGGTCGTAGGCGCTCCGGAGGTCGCCCTCCGTCACCTCGCCGGTGGCCGCGATGCGCTCGAACAGGTCGGTTACGACCGTGACGCGGGACTCGCCGCCCACGACCCGGGATTCGCCGCCGTCGAGCAGCTCGCCCTCGAAGGCGAACTCCTCGCCGTCGGCGGCCGTCTCCGGCACCCGGGTCGTGTAGCGGACCGTCGGGTTCGCGCCCTCCCACGCGACGTACAGCGTGCCGCCGCTCGCCGTCGCGTCGACGGGGTCGGGGGTGGCCTCCACGACGGTCGCGTCCGCGACGGCCCGCTCGCGCAACACCGTCCGGCCGCCCGTGCTGTCGAGCCGCACGGTCACGGTCACCTCGTCGCCGGGCGCGACCACGTCCCGGTCGAGGGTGCGCACGCCCGCCTCGGCGGCGGCCGGCGCCGCCTCGCTCCCGTCGTCGTCGAAGACGGCCGCGAGGTCGGCGTCCGGCCCGTCGTCGTCGAGGACGCCGTCGGGGCCGGCGAAGCGCGTCCACACCACGAGCAGGCTCGGCAGCACGAGCACGCTCGCGAGGAACGCGTAGATGATGGTGAGCCCGGTTATCTGCCCGAACTGCTGGAGCGGCGGCAGGATAGCGAAGACGAGGGTGCCGAAGCCGCCCACCGTCGTCGCCGCGGAGCCGAGCAGCGCGCCGCCCGTGCCGGTGACCGCGCGGTCCATAGCCTCCCAGCCGTCGCCCGTGCGTTCGAGCTCCTGGTTGTACCGCTCCGAGAGGTGGATGCTGTAGGCCACCCCGAGCCCGACCGTGAGGCTCGTTATCATCCCCGTGAGGACGTTGAACGGGATGTCGAGCAGGTACATCGT from Halosegnis marinus carries:
- a CDS encoding MaoC/PaaZ C-terminal domain-containing protein — protein: MPVSYEPHYFEELSVGQTFESAGRTVTDGALEMYSAVSGDWEEIHTNDEYAEAGRYGARIGHGPFTFVITTGLVHRCGFVERRVIAFLGMNYMDLKNPVYVGDTVTAEFEVTEKRELESRDDAGIVVIDALATNQDGDSVFEGDMKFMFKREGYDD
- a CDS encoding TrmB family transcriptional regulator, with the protein product MNDADAVEALSALGLSTYAARTFVGLQKLGVASASDVAGVADVPRSQVYGATDELESLGLVDVRDGSPRRYRPVPVREARDLLYERLRATGDEAFEYLESVRGQRADDEEGHDAIWTTEGRANVAARVSSLVDGADGRVLFATGDPSLFDGAVADALAAADERGVTVTLVSADPAVREAGRAAGLSVKRVPDDAAPELSIGRVLVADDDTVLFSVLPRADVAATDAESAFWTEGTGFAVLLARLIGEQFGV
- a CDS encoding 23S rRNA (uridine(2552)-2'-O)-methyltransferase, which translates into the protein MTGKDEYYNRAKQEGYRSRSAYKLKQLDREAGLFGQGNTVVDLGAAPGGWLQVAVERVGDEGTVLGVDLQRVKDVEGAETIRGDMTDEEVRADLVERVGEADVVISDMAPNMTGEYGLDHARSVHLARMAYETALELLAPGGDLAVKVFEGPDLADLREEMEGEFEYVRAVHPDASRDSSSELYLVAKGRLTAPVREGDEVEVEIVDEGSEGDGIAKVEGYTLFVPGATTGDAVTVRVTDVKPRYGFAETVE